One Palaemon carinicauda isolate YSFRI2023 chromosome 5, ASM3689809v2, whole genome shotgun sequence DNA window includes the following coding sequences:
- the LOC137640972 gene encoding mucin-7-like, translated as MISTPLPSTSTQNSSVTKKAKQKVKGIETKQSPISNKQTEQENITSYSSILTTPFGTITTSQALKTPSGATPTSPALTTPSEITATSQVLTTLRNASPSLVLTTPFGTTATSPALTTPSETTATSQVLTTPRTTPTFLALTTPFGTTATSPALTAHGTIAINTKSTKAPVIVSSSPPTSSASPVTAKITQIELPKHVPTPTTTPIMLKLNTSPEETINPSRNTLISTEITSISSPFTFPTPQKPVPEPFVAKSKTKFSANARGYFLPVK; from the coding sequence ATGATATCAACACCACTACCTAGTACCTCTACACAGAACTCATCTGTgacaaaaaaggcaaaacaaaaggtGAAAGGCATAGAGACTAAACAATCACCAATTTCCAATAAACAAACTGAACAAGAAAACATCACTTCTTATTCTTCAATCTTAACAACTCCTTTTGGAACCATAACAACTTCCCAAGCCTTGAAAACTCCTTCTGGAGCCACACCAACTTCCCCAGCCTTGACAACTCCTTCAGAAATCACAGCAACTTCTCAAGTTTTGACAACTCTTAGAAACGCATCACCTTCTCTAGTCTTGACAACTCCTTTTGGTACCACAGCAACTTCCCCAGCCTTGACAACTCCTTCAGAAACCACAGCAACTTCCCAAGTTTTGACAACTCCAAGAACCACGCCAACTTTCCTAGCCTTGACAACTCCTTTTGGAACCACAGCAACTTCTCCAGCCTTGACAGCTCATGGAACCATAGCAATTAATACCAAATCTACAAAGGCTCCAGTGATAGTCTCTAGCAGCCCTCCCACCAGCTCTGCCTCGCCGGTAACGGCTAAGATAACACAAATTGAACTCCCTAAACATGTTCCCACTCCTACCACCACCCCAATAATGTTGAAACTCAATACTTCTCCGGAGGAGACTATTAATCCCAGTCGCAATACCCTAATTTCAACTGAAATCACCTCTATTTCTAGTCCTTTTACATTCCCGACACCTCAAAAACCTGTGCCTGAGCCATTTGTAGCAAAGAGCAAAACAAAATTTTCTGCTAATGCTAGAGGCTATTTCTTACCAGTGAAGTAG